The DNA window TAAGCTTATTCCAGTTGATGACATATTTACCCGGCCgaaaattaattttttgatggaagcaaaaatatatatattcatcatCTTGATCATAAATAAATGAGCTACAGATAGTTTCTTCGGATAAATACCTAACAGTGACCCCTTTTGAAGCATTGCCATAACCTGTTGACTTCACCAAAGTCTTTTGTGTTTACACCGCCAGTCCTACTCCATCAGTTTACGGGGATTTAAGTTACATTAAACTGAAATGTCGAATAAAGCTATTGATGGTAGTAAACTAAGAGGCCCTTCGTTCACTTTTAGTGACGTCGAATTTTTCCTCAAGTCGTTtccaaataattttgacTTTACAAGAAAGGACCTCAACTCTAGTTTCATGAAAGTAGaagaatttctttctcaaaacaaacaaatttttaaaacaATAGCAGAATTTGATAGTGATCAGCTCGACCAACATTCACAAAAATCTGCTCATTCATTTACGTTGAGAGGTTCTACATATGTAGCTACCAATGAAGATTGTAATATTGCAATGAAGTTGGCAAAATGTTTAACATTAAACTTCAAAGAATGTTTAAGATTAGTTATTCAGAGCCGGGAGAAGAATTATTGCCAAGTGGAACCTTCTTTAATAGACTTAACCAAACTCATATTGCGCGAAAGGAATGGCGTTATACAGACACTTTTCCATTTAATAAATAACGAATGTTTCCcaattattgaagataaataCTATAACCTTTTAACCAACGAATTAAAGTCTGAAATCTGtgaaaatttgatcaatttaatttacaaaattatcgAAAATTCCATaactaataatattgaGCCTACTGAGATAAATGACAATGAAATACCGGAGAATGACTCTCAAGAATTGTTACAAATCAAGAACTCTTTTGACGTGGTGCACTTAGCAAACATCTTAAGcttactttcaaatttgttCTTGAATTCGGCAACCCCATCCAAAATAGTCGTTAAatggtttcaaaatctaTCAATAATTACTGACTTTTTAGACAGTAAGCTAGGCATTATATTAAATGATTCTCCATATCCAACCATTTCCAAATTAGGTTCTTTTGTGACGATTAATTCCCTTTTAATATTAGGTCTGGATACTACAACCTTTTCGGTTAACATAGACACGCCATACTTCAGTGATACTGCGGCATTTTTACAAGTACAAGACGCTATCGACaaactttcttcaaactcaattttatcataCATGTGGTCTTTCGTACTATTCACTAAATCGTACATAATAGAAGAGGACGTCACAGCACATACATCTTTCCTCCAAGAGTTTCGTTCACATTGTGGGGACAACAGCCATCTATCAATGTTGTCTACATTGTTCGCCAAAAGAGCGGAAGAGCAGAATGTTTTAGGTTCGATAGTTGATTTATCTGAGTCTCTTTCGCcagagaaattttattcGGCAATTATCTGTTCCTTCTTAGCATTGGCATTGAACTTTATCCCAATCACTATTGAAGTATCTAAAGTGATTAAATTCGTTTTACTAAAATGTCCTAAAGATTttgtagaaaattttttgacaTGCGATGcatttgaaagaagtttaattttaattaaAGCCAAGCTTCCACTTGTAGATGAAGCCTTAATACCATTGATTAATATTGCTATCGTTAACATTGAATTTGCGAACTTTGAActaaaagaattaaataCTTACGCTACAAAGACAAAAATCGGGGAATTAGACTATGATATATATGATGAAACCCTTAAATTGACGGGAACCTCTTCAGAAGCTCTAATTACTACAAGCAATATGCTCTCCAATGAACTAGTtgttttaaaaaaagaaactttaATAAAGCCTCCTTTAGAATTTAATGATAGTATTTTGATGCCAATTCCAGCAGAcacaaaaggaaaaatcTTACAAGGTGCTTCTAATTCCTCTGATGATGACTTAGTTGTATTTATGCATAGCTACAGCGGCTGGTCTTTGATAGGTCGTGCATTACAAAATCTTGGTGAGCAGTATTCTCAACAAGGTAATGTAAtggatgaaaaatttcaagatattatGATGTCAATTATTGAACTCACCTCCAGTCTTATTTCGTCTTCAGGTTCGGCCGAAAAAACTATAGAAATTTTGGGTTACATGTCAAGTAACATTAAAAAAGACGATATCATTTCTgtgattttcaaaattttcgaagtggcattgaataaaagaaaCTATAATATATCTTGTATCTGTTCTGACTTCACAGAATCTCTTATTAAAGATCTGCCACATTTTGTATGGTCCTTTCTCGCTCGTTCCGATATTCTGGAAAGATTTGGGAAAACAGGTTTAGCAAGTATTATTCTGGGTACTATGGAAATTACCAATGGGGAGTACGATTttacaataaaaatttccaaGCTAGCGACATCGTTGGTTCAAGAATCAATCTTCCAAGATTCTACTATTCCAACAAGGACCAAGAAAGATatacttgaaaaaataacCACTCATTTACTACATGTTTACCAGAGCTACcaatattggaaatttgataatatatacCAAAAGTTTGAACTGGGTTTTCACTTGgctaaatttttttctaatgtTTTATCCAATCTACATGGAATGGATTCAGGTGCATCCCCACAGGATAGAATTACCAATATCCTAGCAAAGGCAGGAAGAGACGTCGTTATGACTTTCCTGGGTTCAGAAGCTCAAAATTCACAAGCATCTAATAATCTACTGAAGATACTACTCTCTGCATCAGATAAGCAGGTAACGACTATTGGTGATGAAGGTTTTGGCCCCACATATACTACTTTACTCAAAGCATCATTCGAACTGTCCAAAAGTTTGATCTATATCAGGAACGTACTCAAACTTTCGCCCAGCACTTTAGAGAAAtcaatattcaagaattcATCTACCCTTATAGAAATATATCATTCTACTCCTAGTATGAAAAGATGCATTATGAATGTTTTCAACGCATTGGTTAGCGTAACATGGAATGAAGACTATCCATCATTATTGGCATACCTCGGAGATAACCACTCCAAGTTATTCTTCAATACTATTGCTGCAGATATAACGAATGAACTCAGTAACTTCGAACTTTCCAATGATGTTTACGTATTTTTTGGGTCATTGATGCAGAGCAAACAATATGGtttatcaattcttttCCTTTCGGGCGAGATAGCTTCTCAAACAAGCTCTAATAGTGACAAATTAAAAGTCCCtgtgaaaaatatcaaattatcaTTGCTATCACTTTTAAAAAGTAATGCATTGCAGCTGGACAAATTACCAGAATTTGCTGCTTGTTCACTACTTGATGCCATAGCTTACACTCTAGACAAATGGGCCGACGGTAAGAATCAATCAACAGATGAAAGTTTTATTAACACTTTGATGCAGATTTTCAAGCGTTTCGTTCCCGTTTCTACCCTCATGAAAGATGATTCCGAGATTTTAACAATATCAGCAAAATATAGGCTTATTTCTCGGATTATTGAGATTTTTGCTCTATACCTCTATACATCCAACGACGCTAACTCTCTAATCTATACATTGTTAGATCAAGATAACCTATTCAGCATTATCAAACCTTATTTTAAGATGGACTGTGATGGATTTATTTCGACCAATGAACTCTTTGAAGAGttctcaagaaattttccagGCTATACTCTTTCAAGTTTCCGAACTGACCACTTTTTCAATCCTGATATTCAAGAAGGACACGAACTTTTCAACATTGAATTGATGGATAAACTTTTTGGTAGCGAGGTATACTGGGCTGGAAGCTCAGAGCTGCCAggtttcaagaaaaaggTTGTTAGAGCTTCAGTACAATCAAAGTACAtgaatcatcaaatttccaCGGCCAAAGCTTGGGGCGCACTTCTGACATCATTTGTTAAGTTATCTTCCACTCCTTTGAAAGATACATTCATAGACATAGTTTGTGATTTTCTAGAATTGGACAGTGATGCCAATACGAGTAAATTTGGCACTAACTCCCTCAATAATGAGAAAATTGAGTTAACATTTTATATCCTATATTCCTTCCAAACTACTCAAAAGTCGATAACCGAGAAAAAGTTACTCGAGCTGCTATCAAAACTGAtcactattttcaaaaccGATACTGTTGATTAtctaaaaaatatttcacattcTAATAATAGCGGCACATATCGCTCCATTTTACGTTCTGTTTTGATAATTCTAGGACTCTTGGATAAGAAATCACAGTCGATAGAAATAGCATCAgatcaaattttagaattttttgaatggGCTTTTAGTAGAGGCGTTCACTTAATCTTCTCAAGTATCCTTTCTGACATAGGTGCTTTGGTATCAAATGACACCTCGAAGGTATTCCATAATCTTGACgataaaattcaagatttatttttgcTACTCGcccttttcaataagatCCAGGAATTGAAGCCTTCAGCAAATTTCAACCTAATTCTAGCCTCGTCTTTAAATGAACTTGGTACAATTAAAGTGATCCTGAGCTTATACTCCAGCTTCAAGTCCATCAATAGGAATGAAGAACCATTGTTGGGTTATATCACACTAACATTCATATCAGAGCTTTGCACAGTCAAAGAAGTCGCGGAAAAGTTCATAAGAAATGGATTGTTCGCTGTTTTGTTAGAAAGTCCTCTCTCTGTCACTATACAACAAGGACATATCAAACCAGAAACTTCACCAGGATTACATAATGCATGGAGCAACGGCCTTTTATCCATCCTGCTTTTATTATTGAGTGAATTTGGACTAAAAATACTGCCTGAGAGTTGTTTATTCATCTCGTATTTCAGCAATCAAGTAAAAACTGCGATTTCGACCTGGTCCGATAGCAAAATGGGTGTATCCACTGCTTTAATTAAAGAAACTGCACAGTTGGTTCTTCTACAAAAAATGCTGAGCTCTTTAAACTATCAGCAGTACTTGTCAAATTCTAGTGCAAGAGGAAACCAAGATGTAGACACAGAGGTAGTAGAATTGGTAATTGGATTAGATACATATCCgcaaagaaaacaattaaGCTCGGCATTGAACAAGCTATTGACGCATCCTAAGTTCTTAAACTCAAGGATAATCCCATCTACAATCGAAGAACAGAATTTCTTACAAGACGATTTCAACAGAAGCACCTTTGTACAGAAAATTAGTAGAGAGATCAAGGAACTACAACAGTCCTTGTTTGACGAGATATAAGAGTACCTCATATAAAGTAcgtaaaaataaattaccTCATACTATAATAGCTTTGTacattaaaatatatttaaaaaattgtaataatGCTAAAAATCGAAACCATATTTATCGTAGTAGCTTATCGCGAGTTGGTTGCTACTTAAAGCTGTACCTAAATTTCAACTGTCGACTTTATCACAGTTTTACATTTCAATCCGAAAACATCAAAGTGTATTCTCAAAAAAATACATcatgataataataataataataataataaagcaCATATGGAAAAATAAGTActttaataatgatatgTCCATTTTTAAACACATTATTTTATGCACAGCAGTCATTTGGGCTTGCACCTATTCCAACTCTAAGATAATCAACTGCTGTATTTGGCTAAcagttttttttgtttttacAATATCAATCAGTTTTCCAGAAGGCCATACTCCTTTTCCAAAGAAACTACCAGTAAGAAATGACCAACCTGTGATGAAAGAACATGCAGATTCGTCAAAACTATTTTCATATCATTCAGATATACCGCGTGAGTTGAATGAGATTACCGATCTTCTTATTCGTGAATTTATTGTACCGTGGTTTGAAAGGATTGATAGCCGTGAAGATTCTAAATTCAAACATGCAGTAAAGACAACAATTctcaaaattataaaagCACTACACATCAGTGTCTGCAGAGATGACGTTGCCACTAAAGTGTCACTAAAATTAATATCTTTAATCACGGATCACATCACTGTTTTCAATACGATGGATATACCCAGCTCATACcaagaaaacaagaaagCGTCACTGAAATATGCCATTACGTACAATAAAATACTCAAAATACACCAAGGTATAACACTTAAGAGCGATAGTTTagataaagatattgaaaatcacACTAAAAacatcattgaaaaagcacttttttcagttcttggcgaagaagaaatgagCTCTCCATTTGTTTCAGTCctatcaaaagaaattttatctatGGCTGTTTTCTGTCCTCTTTTGACGAAGTACTGTGACCCGTATAGTTGGAATATGTCTCTAATTTCTATctgcaaaaaaatattagagGAAAGAAGCCAGGCTCAAGAAGTTAGGAAAATCTTAACAAAACAGCTTCATACTTCTCAATTAATTGATCATGAAAACATCACCAACCTCAAATCATGCGCTATGGAATTTAATATCAACTCAGATACTTCggatgaagattttgagATATTCCTGAAAAGGCTGAGCGAACTAGACTCACTGAGCGATTTGAGGTCAATTAAACTGACAATGATGATGGAATCACTGAAACTTTCATCTACTGACGAAAAGCAcccttcaaaaaaaataaatctgctaaagaaaagaatagCTCTCTCATTGAACCTAGTTAACAGCAAATTGAAGTATTTGGATGCAAAAGATAAGAACATTTCGGTAgacaaaaaagaaatggattTTCTAGATGATAAAGAGATTCTCTTAAAGCTTGAATCTTTTATATCACGGGTGAATTTGGATGCCATATTAAGTGATAATTTCTGTATGctatatttcaaaagatatCTAACTATGAAGAAAGACACAGGGTCTCTTTTATATCTTGCCTTTTGGAAGAAGattgaatctttgaaaaaccCTTTACCGTCTAGTGTATCAGTGGGCGCTACAGTAACTCAAATCTCCTTagaaaatatggaaaatatcaaaaatattttttttaatgataAGCAGATACCCTATATGAAGGTTTTGGACGAAAAGTTAGTACTAGAATTACTTCAACttattcaagaagagaCGAACAAAAAAGATACGGTACGTGATGTGGAAAAGATCTTTCTTGAACTTCAGCACAAATCCATTTTGCATCTAAATATCCAATTTctaaaattcaaaaaatcaggaatatttataaaaatgatttcaGCACTAGAGTTTAGTTCGACAAATGTCTATACTGGGTACATCAGCAATAGGCCTACAAAAAATAGTTCTGATACGGTGCTTGGCAGACACAACCTTGAAAAACAACCAAATGAACCCATGGAAGTAATTCTGAATCCAATTATTAGtgaagaattggaaaaaattgcaaacAAGGAGAAATCGTACGATTCCACATATCAAAAGCTAGGAATAGCAGATATTGACGTGGCGTtcttaatgaaaaataatagcCATATATCCCATTACGATATTTTAGATGTAAAGCCTCCAAAAATGGAGAATCACACCaagaatgaaatatttttggaagATGATATGAAATGTGGAAATCCGTTGGGCATCACTCAAGGTAGTACTCTTCTTCAAGCAATAAAGTGTAACGAGGACGCTAATGAATCTGATTCAGATCTATCAACGTTAAACTCAGATATCGAACAGCTCACTAGGGAACTGAATCTTTTAAAACATCTGATTTTAAAGGCAGAATTAACAAATAGTAAGAAGCAGCTTACACTTTTGAGAAATTCTGAGAGAACTCTTCAAAGAGAGATGCGAAAAAagaatcttttgaaacaaagATTAGTAGTACAGCAAGACGAGGAGAGTATTTTTGGTAGGACTTCAGTTAGCATAAAATCATACTTTGCAGAAAAAGACATAATCGGTGCACATGAAACAGTTTATTATATCATCAACgtaaattttaaaaatgaagaaaaagttACTTCATGGGATATTCCTAGAagattcaatgaattcCATTTACTCAATGCATATATGAAAAAGAGGCATAGAGAGGTAATAAAAAAGTTGCACTTAAATGAACTTTTTCCATCAAAAACGAACATTTCATTAAAGTATCATCTTTCTCCAAAATTGTTGTACGAGGACAGAAAGTCAAAATTAGAGACTTACTTAAGAACACTACTGAGCATAAGTGAAATATGCCGTGATATTACTTTTAGGGAATTTCTGTCCAATACAAACCCATTCGACTCTGATAGCATAGATTTTAAGAAAACCaatcaaaaaaagttttcaataccAGAAGTAGCAATGACTGGAAAAGGAAACTTTTCGGCGTCACTCTCTTCAACATCTCAGTCACCTGAACTTTCGATGCACTCTGGGAGCAGTAATTCCGCTAGCGTAAAATCAGGttttaataatgaagataatcAGACATTCACTAATGCCAAGACACCAGAATATGAATTTGAGCAGAGAACTATTGTGAAATCAATGTGTGACTTATTTATAGCAATATTTTCGTTAAACGGTGTAAAATCAATATGGCTACGTGGCGGCGGTATCATCATCCTTTTGCAACAGCTATTTGGAAGTACTATTGAAAAGTATCTTCGTGACACCATTGCAAGATTTACTAGCAAGGAAAAGACCGCTGAAATGTTGcaagatttgaaagtaaGCCTGTGGGGACCCTCaggatattttgaaaaacgaAAAGCTAGAAAAGAGGCGGAGCTTTTGCCAGCATCTGATGCAGAAAGGAAGAAGGCGCATAGAGACTCTTTAGTACTGATACAAGCTCTATTTGTTGAGACATTTAGCAAGCTGGTGGGTTACCGTCAAGCCCAACAAGGAGCGATTACTCTGCATCAAACCCTACAGAATCCATACTTAAATGCATCACTTCTATTAAGTATATTAGATATCATTGTCCAGGACAtcattcttcaagatgacTGGCAAAATCTCTCATAATCAAGATTATATAGAAGACTCCTTTAtttcaagagaaaatataattttcaagtACCGATCATTTTTACAATGTATGCAATTTTTCGTCTAGTGTGcaggaaaaaaaacaaaaagaagcACCATTATTTGTACCTAATTGTAACGATAAGGTCAATAGAACGTTGGAACCTATAGAACGATTCAAGATGCCAAAATTGGAGGAAATAGAGGATTATGACGATATAGATAATCTAGAGATGGATTTGGCTGAGGTTGATCCAAGTCTAAGGACGCCAATCGCACCAAAAATAGTGCCTACTGTCGTTAGAAGTCAAGACCAGGATGATGTTAACCAAAGCAACCCATATGATAATAACGAGCAAATGACATTTATCAACCCAGATACAAATAAGGTTGAACGTTCTACGCCAATGAGTGAGGAAAAACTGAACGAAATCAAAAcatatcaaatattatatcCATGCTATTTCGATAAAAATAGGTCACATAAGGAAGGGAGAAGAGTTCCAAAGGAACTAGCGGTTGAAAATCCACTGGCAAAGACGATAGCGGATGCGGCTCGTTCTTTAGGTGTATTATCAATTCTTGAAGGTGAGAAAACACATCCTCAAGATTTCGGTAACCCTGGTAGAGTTCGTATCTTATTTAAGAAAGACGGTAGTATAATCAGAGGCGTaggtattgaaaaattcaaaggGGGTAAGCGTCAATTAATGAAGGAAATTTCCCAATATTTAATTAATCATCCTACTACAATCGCCAAACTAAGAGAAATTCCTTACCCCCCAGACTACGACAACATCgaattcaagaagattCCAAAGGTCAAAGGTTTTAAAATGAACGATATTGTACCATTACATAGTCCATTTTTGATGGGGCACCCAATGACAAAATCCTTATACGATGCCCCAGCACCTACTGCAAAACTACCTGACAAACCAATGAAAATGCCTAAGAATAAGTACAAAGTTGTCAGAAGGTAGCTACACTTTTTATATAGAAGCATGTACTATACttaactgaaaaaaaaatacttcATGTTATTGATATCTCcatgatatatataaatatattaatcTGATGCTATTATACATTACGGTTACATGTGAATCAAATTCACGCCTACCAGAGATTATTCACCAATGTCAGCCTTCTTATTATCctcaataaattattgGTTATTATTAACAAACTCTTTTACCTTTTCCACTACATTTTCAATCTGTTTGTCTATGAGTAAAACGACCAGACCGTCACTACtaatttcatatttgatatttccTTCATTCGGTATACagatttcttcatcaaactTATCAAACCACTCATTCAAAGTATCTAATTCACTTGTTTCAAATGGCAGGATTAgttcttcaataaattcatgAGATTTTGTAGATTCTTGTTTTGGCTGTTCcccattatcattatcttcaaatttttctatcaCTTCTTCactctcttcttctaaCAAAACAAGCATACGATATCTATTGTCACTGCCAGCCATATCGAATTGATGATGGGATACGTCGCAGTATTTATCTGACGTTGGTAGCTCatcgagaaatttttcaacctcgcattatataaatctacattaatgaaaatggaaaaaacTTAGCGCAGAGTCACAACTTACGATCGAACGAATAGATTAAAATAGAAAGTAATATAATACATAAATCCAGTGCTTCACATATCTGGTATGACAATAGTTCCATCAGATGCATTGTGTGCTGTAGTATAGCGACCGACCCCACCTGTTTCTTGTTCTACTTCTTCCAAATCTTCCTCATAGTCACTTTCGTTTGAAGAAACGGCTGCTTGTTCCATATAAAGTGTATGATTGACTAGGTTCAAATAAGCATACATGAAATTACTCAGCAAAACCTGTTGCCTCAGTTCTCTTTTGGGATCGCTTAACTTCAAATGACTCAATCTATAGATGGCTCTTTCGACATTAATGCCTAACCTGTGATCAAACATAATGACTGTTGATGTTGTCAGCATGGGCAATGGGAAACCGAATGCACTGTCACTAAAGTGAATTGGCGCATTTGGTTTTTCTGGCCTTTTAACATCGTCAAATGTTAATTTCCTAGGCGGTAAGGATGATATTGCGGATTTCAactctttttcttgttctgcCGTGGTTTCACTTGATGATAACTCTGGATTTCTAAAATCCTCTCCTTTTAGGGCTTCGTAACTGACATCTTGTGATTCATCACCTTCCAACTCTACCGTTTGGATAactgttgaagaagatgatgataatgaagaagaggaagctGAAGAAGGAGGTGCAGATGCGTTTGATTCTTTCTTCGTACTCACTACACTAACAGCAGGTTGAAGAGAAGGAAG is part of the Kazachstania africana CBS 2517 chromosome 1, complete genome genome and encodes:
- the NUP188 gene encoding Nup188p (similar to Saccharomyces cerevisiae NUP188 (YML103C); ancestral locus Anc_8.821), with amino-acid sequence MSNKAIDGSKLRGPSFTFSDVEFFLKSFPNNFDFTRKDLNSSFMKVEEFLSQNKQIFKTIAEFDSDQLDQHSQKSAHSFTLRGSTYVATNEDCNIAMKLAKCLTLNFKECLRLVIQSREKNYCQVEPSLIDLTKLILRERNGVIQTLFHLINNECFPIIEDKYYNLLTNELKSEICENLINLIYKIIENSITNNIEPTEINDNEIPENDSQELLQIKNSFDVVHLANILSLLSNLFLNSATPSKIVVKWFQNLSIITDFLDSKLGIILNDSPYPTISKLGSFVTINSLLILGLDTTTFSVNIDTPYFSDTAAFLQVQDAIDKLSSNSILSYMWSFVLFTKSYIIEEDVTAHTSFLQEFRSHCGDNSHLSMLSTLFAKRAEEQNVLGSIVDLSESLSPEKFYSAIICSFLALALNFIPITIEVSKVIKFVLLKCPKDFVENFLTCDAFERSLILIKAKLPLVDEALIPLINIAIVNIEFANFELKELNTYATKTKIGELDYDIYDETLKLTGTSSEALITTSNMLSNELVVLKKETLIKPPLEFNDSILMPIPADTKGKILQGASNSSDDDLVVFMHSYSGWSLIGRALQNLGEQYSQQGNVMDEKFQDIMMSIIELTSSLISSSGSAEKTIEILGYMSSNIKKDDIISVIFKIFEVALNKRNYNISCICSDFTESLIKDLPHFVWSFLARSDILERFGKTGLASIILGTMEITNGEYDFTIKISKLATSLVQESIFQDSTIPTRTKKDILEKITTHLLHVYQSYQYWKFDNIYQKFELGFHLAKFFSNVLSNLHGMDSGASPQDRITNILAKAGRDVVMTFLGSEAQNSQASNNLLKILLSASDKQVTTIGDEGFGPTYTTLLKASFELSKSLIYIRNVLKLSPSTLEKSIFKNSSTLIEIYHSTPSMKRCIMNVFNALVSVTWNEDYPSLLAYLGDNHSKLFFNTIAADITNELSNFELSNDVYVFFGSLMQSKQYGLSILFLSGEIASQTSSNSDKLKVPVKNIKLSLLSLLKSNALQLDKLPEFAACSLLDAIAYTLDKWADGKNQSTDESFINTLMQIFKRFVPVSTLMKDDSEILTISAKYRLISRIIEIFALYLYTSNDANSLIYTLLDQDNLFSIIKPYFKMDCDGFISTNELFEEFSRNFPGYTLSSFRTDHFFNPDIQEGHELFNIELMDKLFGSEVYWAGSSELPGFKKKVVRASVQSKYMNHQISTAKAWGALLTSFVKLSSTPLKDTFIDIVCDFLELDSDANTSKFGTNSLNNEKIELTFYILYSFQTTQKSITEKKLLELLSKLITIFKTDTVDYLKNISHSNNSGTYRSILRSVLIILGLLDKKSQSIEIASDQILEFFEWAFSRGVHLIFSSILSDIGALVSNDTSKVFHNLDDKIQDLFLLLALFNKIQELKPSANFNLILASSLNELGTIKVILSLYSSFKSINRNEEPLLGYITLTFISELCTVKEVAEKFIRNGLFAVLLESPLSVTIQQGHIKPETSPGLHNAWSNGLLSILLLLLSEFGLKILPESCLFISYFSNQVKTAISTWSDSKMGVSTALIKETAQLVLLQKMLSSLNYQQYLSNSSARGNQDVDTEVVELVIGLDTYPQRKQLSSALNKLLTHPKFLNSRIIPSTIEEQNFLQDDFNRSTFVQKISREIKELQQSLFDEI
- the MDM1 gene encoding Mdm1p (similar to Saccharomyces cerevisiae MDM1 (YML104C); ancestral locus Anc_8.824) — its product is MIIIIIIIIKHIWKNKYFNNDMSIFKHIILCTAVIWACTYSNSKIINCCIWLTVFFVFTISISFPEGHTPFPKKLPVRNDQPVMKEHADSSKLFSYHSDIPRELNEITDLLIREFIVPWFERIDSREDSKFKHAVKTTILKIIKALHISVCRDDVATKVSLKLISLITDHITVFNTMDIPSSYQENKKASLKYAITYNKILKIHQGITLKSDSLDKDIENHTKNIIEKALFSVLGEEEMSSPFVSVLSKEILSMAVFCPLLTKYCDPYSWNMSLISICKKILEERSQAQEVRKILTKQLHTSQLIDHENITNLKSCAMEFNINSDTSDEDFEIFLKRLSELDSLSDLRSIKLTMMMESLKLSSTDEKHPSKKINLLKKRIALSLNLVNSKLKYLDAKDKNISVDKKEMDFLDDKEILLKLESFISRVNLDAILSDNFCMLYFKRYLTMKKDTGSLLYLAFWKKIESLKNPLPSSVSVGATVTQISLENMENIKNIFFNDKQIPYMKVLDEKLVLELLQLIQEETNKKDTVRDVEKIFLELQHKSILHLNIQFLKFKKSGIFIKMISALEFSSTNVYTGYISNRPTKNSSDTVLGRHNLEKQPNEPMEVILNPIISEELEKIANKEKSYDSTYQKLGIADIDVAFLMKNNSHISHYDILDVKPPKMENHTKNEIFLEDDMKCGNPLGITQGSTLLQAIKCNEDANESDSDLSTLNSDIEQLTRELNLLKHLILKAELTNSKKQLTLLRNSERTLQREMRKKNLLKQRLVVQQDEESIFGRTSVSIKSYFAEKDIIGAHETVYYIINVNFKNEEKVTSWDIPRRFNEFHLLNAYMKKRHREVIKKLHLNELFPSKTNISLKYHLSPKLLYEDRKSKLETYLRTLLSISEICRDITFREFLSNTNPFDSDSIDFKKTNQKKFSIPEVAMTGKGNFSASLSSTSQSPELSMHSGSSNSASVKSGFNNEDNQTFTNAKTPEYEFEQRTIVKSMCDLFIAIFSLNGVKSIWLRGGGIIILLQQLFGSTIEKYLRDTIARFTSKEKTAEMLQDLKVSLWGPSGYFEKRKARKEAELLPASDAERKKAHRDSLVLIQALFVETFSKLVGYRQAQQGAITLHQTLQNPYLNASLLLSILDIIVQDIILQDDWQNLS
- the SEC65 gene encoding RNA-binding signal recognition particle subunit SEC65 (similar to Saccharomyces cerevisiae SEC65 (YML105C); ancestral locus Anc_8.826), which produces MPKLEEIEDYDDIDNLEMDLAEVDPSLRTPIAPKIVPTVVRSQDQDDVNQSNPYDNNEQMTFINPDTNKVERSTPMSEEKLNEIKTYQILYPCYFDKNRSHKEGRRVPKELAVENPLAKTIADAARSLGVLSILEGEKTHPQDFGNPGRVRILFKKDGSIIRGVGIEKFKGGKRQLMKEISQYLINHPTTIAKLREIPYPPDYDNIEFKKIPKVKGFKMNDIVPLHSPFLMGHPMTKSLYDAPAPTAKLPDKPMKMPKNKYKVVRR
- the KAFR0A02760 gene encoding uncharacterized protein (similar to Saccharomyces cerevisiae YML108W; ancestral locus Anc_8.830); translation: MAGSDNRYRMLVLLEEESEEVIEKFEDNDNGEQPKQESTKSHEFIEELILPFETSELDTLNEWFDKFDEEICIPNEGNIKYEISSDGLVVLLIDKQIENVVEKVKEFVNNNQ